The window GGATTTTTTTCTTGAGATTAAGCCAACTGTTGCTTCGACAGCCACTCCTTCGTTTCTTTCATCCGGTATGAATTGCCGTTCATGTTGACGATGTACGACTGATGCGTCAACCGGTCAATCATGGCGGCGGTCATGACCGGATCCTGAAAGATTTCGCCCCAGCGCTCAAACGACAGGTTGGTCGTAATGATCG is drawn from Effusibacillus pohliae DSM 22757 and contains these coding sequences:
- a CDS encoding ATP-binding protein, which codes for IITTNLSFERWGEIFQDPVMTAAMIDRLTHQSYIVNMNGNSYRMKETKEWLSKQQLA